In Streptomyces canus, one DNA window encodes the following:
- the ssb gene encoding single-stranded DNA-binding protein — translation MSFGETSITLVGNLTDDPELKFTEGGAALAKFTIAVTPRTFDRTSNAWKDGTTAFYRCAAWRQLAEHIADSLKKGSRVVANGRMRQHDWTNEQGEKRSMLAVEIDDIGASVRFTTVIINAKRTGQNGPAGDDPWATGNGSAAGAADADPPF, via the coding sequence ATGTCGTTCGGAGAAACCTCGATCACCCTTGTCGGCAACCTGACCGACGATCCCGAGCTGAAGTTCACCGAGGGCGGCGCTGCGCTGGCGAAGTTCACCATTGCCGTGACCCCGCGCACCTTCGACCGCACGTCGAACGCGTGGAAGGACGGCACCACCGCCTTCTACCGGTGCGCCGCCTGGCGCCAGCTGGCCGAGCACATCGCCGACAGCCTCAAGAAGGGCTCGCGCGTCGTCGCCAACGGGCGGATGCGCCAGCACGACTGGACCAACGAGCAGGGCGAGAAGCGCTCCATGCTGGCCGTCGAGATCGACGACATCGGCGCCTCGGTCCGTTTCACCACCGTGATCATCAACGCCAAGCGCACCGGCCAGAACGGCCCCGCCGGCGATGACCCATGGGCCACCGGCAACGGTTCCGCCGCGGGCGCGGCGGACGCCGATCCCCCGTTCTAA